A single region of the Enterococcus mundtii genome encodes:
- a CDS encoding GIY-YIG nuclease family protein, with protein MHLKEKLKNLPLLPGVYLMKNSDGKIIYVGKAKNLKNRVSTYFHQNKQHSKKVLRLVRSIADFEIVVVDTELDALLLECQLIQHYRPIYNRRMNYFDNYNYLHIQSDGLFLTNIPTARTYGPFRLYKKMPSILRIIEENYQMPWLSEISHLALQVQLPEMKALSFDQKKKEIQGLLQGRNKKLLGYLKKRQLHFVNQLNFEKAAILQRDIELITYFTGRIQEQKKFLRTPRITLSMPLANDETKIKHFLVSYGQVADTTITEPGQAPHFYYEKDNRLSLKRQLSQEEIDPVQILISYQRKLAKDEQETKKESGIQRIG; from the coding sequence ATGCACTTAAAAGAGAAATTAAAAAACCTGCCTTTATTACCTGGTGTTTACTTGATGAAAAACAGCGATGGAAAAATTATTTATGTGGGGAAAGCTAAAAATTTAAAAAATCGCGTAAGTACGTATTTTCATCAAAATAAACAACACTCGAAAAAAGTCTTGCGCTTAGTTCGTTCGATTGCAGATTTTGAGATTGTTGTCGTTGATACTGAACTAGATGCCTTATTATTAGAGTGTCAATTGATCCAACACTATCGTCCTATCTACAATCGTCGGATGAATTATTTTGACAACTATAACTATTTACATATTCAATCCGATGGTCTTTTTCTCACGAATATTCCTACCGCAAGAACTTATGGCCCTTTTCGTCTTTATAAAAAAATGCCTAGTATCCTTCGAATCATCGAAGAAAACTATCAAATGCCTTGGCTTTCTGAAATCAGTCATTTGGCGTTACAAGTTCAACTTCCTGAAATGAAGGCATTGAGCTTTGATCAAAAAAAGAAAGAGATCCAAGGTCTATTGCAAGGAAGAAACAAGAAATTGTTAGGCTATTTAAAAAAACGACAATTACATTTTGTTAACCAGCTTAATTTTGAGAAGGCGGCTATTCTGCAACGAGATATCGAATTGATCACGTACTTTACTGGTCGGATACAAGAACAAAAAAAATTTTTGCGAACACCGAGAATCACATTGAGCATGCCGTTAGCTAACGATGAGACCAAGATCAAGCATTTCTTGGTTTCCTACGGACAAGTGGCTGATACAACGATCACAGAACCTGGACAAGCGCCTCATTTCTATTATGAAAAAGACAACAGGTTGTCACTCAAGCGACAACTGTCTCAAGAAGAAATCGATCCTGTTCAAATCTTGATCAGCTACCAACGTAAACTGGCAAAAGACGAACAGGAAACAAAAAAAGAGTCTGGAATCCAACGCATTGGTTGA
- a CDS encoding acyl carrier protein — protein sequence MVFEKIQEIIAEELGKDTEEIKLTTNIQEDLEADSLDLFQIINEIEDEFDVKIETEDGIKTVQDLVTYVEKQTA from the coding sequence ATGGTATTCGAAAAAATTCAAGAAATCATTGCGGAAGAATTAGGGAAAGACACAGAAGAAATCAAATTAACGACAAACATCCAAGAAGACCTTGAAGCAGATAGCTTGGATTTATTCCAAATCATCAACGAGATCGAAGATGAATTTGATGTGAAAATCGAAACAGAAGACGGCATCAAAACAGTTCAAGATTTAGTCACTTATGTTGAAAAACAAACTGCATAA
- a CDS encoding glycosyltransferase family 4 protein — protein MKIGFFTDTYFPQVSGVATSIKTLKEELEKMGHDVYIFTTTDPNADKLEKDVIRMPSVPFVSFKERRVVVRGMWYAYLVAKELELDLIHTHTEFGAGVLGKMVAKKLKIPSIHTYHTMYEDYLHYIAKGKVIRQSHVKYLSRLFVNHTTGVVCPSERVIETLRSYGVTAPLRVIPTGIDIEKFKRPEITQEQINELRTSLGVKENGLMILSLSRISYEKNIQALIQGFPEVIKHYPDARLVIVGNGPYVEQLKELITSLDLADAVQFTGEVDNNDVAFYYRAADYFVCASTSETQGLTYTEAMAAGTPCVVEGNDYLNRLFDHASLGRTFERDEDFAPALIDYIESKVEKDPEVFEKKLYEISATHFGQSMIEFYEDMLVYYKEEMRKKEEEASIERIKIKLNSFKR, from the coding sequence ATGAAAATCGGCTTTTTTACCGATACCTATTTTCCACAGGTAAGTGGTGTAGCTACATCGATCAAGACATTAAAAGAAGAACTCGAAAAAATGGGACATGACGTGTATATATTTACGACAACAGATCCCAATGCAGACAAGTTAGAAAAAGATGTAATTCGTATGCCAAGTGTTCCTTTTGTATCATTTAAAGAACGTCGAGTAGTGGTACGAGGAATGTGGTACGCCTATTTAGTGGCAAAAGAATTAGAGTTAGATCTTATCCATACGCACACTGAGTTTGGAGCGGGTGTTCTTGGCAAGATGGTCGCAAAAAAATTAAAGATCCCATCGATTCATACGTATCACACGATGTATGAAGATTACCTGCATTATATTGCAAAAGGGAAAGTGATTCGACAATCCCATGTCAAATACTTATCTCGTCTATTTGTGAACCATACGACAGGTGTGGTTTGCCCAAGTGAGCGTGTGATCGAAACACTGCGAAGCTATGGGGTGACAGCGCCATTACGAGTGATACCAACAGGAATCGATATCGAAAAATTCAAACGTCCAGAAATTACACAAGAACAAATCAACGAATTACGTACCTCATTAGGAGTTAAAGAAAACGGCTTGATGATTTTATCTTTAAGTCGAATCTCTTACGAAAAAAATATCCAAGCGTTGATCCAAGGGTTTCCAGAAGTCATCAAACACTATCCAGATGCACGACTAGTCATAGTCGGAAACGGACCTTATGTTGAGCAACTAAAAGAACTGATCACGTCGCTGGATTTAGCTGATGCGGTTCAATTTACTGGGGAAGTCGATAACAATGACGTCGCGTTCTATTATCGTGCGGCTGATTATTTTGTGTGTGCTTCGACATCAGAAACACAAGGATTGACGTATACAGAAGCAATGGCGGCTGGTACACCATGTGTAGTTGAAGGAAATGATTATTTGAATCGTTTATTTGATCATGCTTCCCTTGGCCGAACATTTGAACGAGATGAAGACTTTGCACCTGCACTTATTGATTATATTGAAAGCAAAGTTGAAAAAGATCCAGAAGTGTTTGAAAAGAAACTTTACGAGATCTCAGCTACTCATTTTGGTCAATCAATGATCGAATTTTATGAAGATATGCTTGTGTATTACAAAGAAGAGATGCGTAAAAAAGAAGAAGAAGCATCCATCGAACGGATTAAAATTAAATTAAATTCTTTCAAAAGATAA
- the fabD gene encoding ACP S-malonyltransferase gives MKTAFLFSGQGAQYQGMGQDLYHEPIVKQTFDEASQILGYDMAELCFSTNERLDQTIYTQPAILTVSIAFYRLLKEHGITPQAVLGLSLGEYSALVASGALSFSEAVALVEKRGTFMTDAAPIGSGKMVAVMNAPVDVIESCCKQAEEMGIVSPANYNTPQQIVIGGEEKAVDQAVALLQEQGIKRMIPLNVSGPFHTAILEPAARQLAEELSKIVFSEPEIPVISNTTTEIMTKERILGLLEQQVMKPVRFYESIEKLKDLGIDQVVEVGPGKVLSGFMKKIDKSIAVARVENQQTFEETINRLS, from the coding sequence ATGAAAACAGCATTTTTATTTAGCGGACAAGGTGCACAATACCAAGGAATGGGTCAAGACCTCTACCATGAACCCATCGTGAAACAGACTTTTGATGAAGCTAGTCAGATCTTAGGCTATGATATGGCGGAGCTTTGTTTTTCAACAAATGAACGTTTGGATCAAACGATCTATACGCAACCAGCTATTTTAACTGTCAGCATTGCGTTCTATCGTTTGCTGAAAGAACATGGGATCACTCCTCAAGCCGTTTTAGGGCTTAGTTTAGGTGAGTATTCTGCTTTAGTAGCCAGTGGTGCGCTCTCCTTTAGTGAAGCAGTCGCATTGGTCGAAAAAAGAGGCACGTTTATGACAGACGCTGCACCTATCGGTAGTGGGAAAATGGTAGCTGTGATGAATGCACCGGTAGATGTTATCGAGAGCTGTTGTAAGCAGGCGGAAGAAATGGGGATCGTTTCCCCTGCAAATTACAATACACCCCAGCAAATCGTCATCGGAGGCGAAGAAAAAGCAGTGGATCAAGCGGTAGCACTATTACAAGAACAAGGGATCAAACGAATGATCCCACTCAATGTAAGTGGCCCTTTCCATACAGCAATCTTAGAACCTGCTGCTAGACAATTAGCGGAGGAACTAAGCAAGATCGTTTTTTCAGAACCTGAAATACCTGTGATCAGCAACACCACGACAGAGATCATGACGAAAGAAAGAATCCTAGGTTTACTTGAACAACAAGTCATGAAACCCGTTCGTTTTTACGAAAGTATCGAAAAACTTAAAGATTTAGGAATCGACCAAGTGGTCGAAGTCGGTCCCGGTAAAGTATTAAGTGGCTTTATGAAAAAAATTGACAAGTCGATCGCCGTTGCACGTGTGGAGAATCAACAAACATTTGAAGAAACAATCAATCGATTGTCATAG
- a CDS encoding phosphocarrier protein HPr, whose amino-acid sequence MEKKEFHVVAETGIHARPATLLVQTASKFNSDVNLEYKGKSVNLKSIMGVMSLGVGQGSDVTITAEGADEADAMAAIVETMKKEGLSE is encoded by the coding sequence ATGGAAAAGAAAGAATTTCACGTAGTAGCAGAAACTGGGATCCACGCACGTCCAGCTACACTATTAGTACAAACAGCAAGCAAATTTAACTCTGATGTAAACTTAGAGTATAAAGGTAAATCAGTAAACTTAAAATCTATCATGGGCGTTATGTCTTTAGGTGTAGGTCAAGGTTCTGACGTTACTATCACTGCTGAAGGTGCTGACGAAGCTGACGCTATGGCAGCTATCGTTGAAACAATGAAGAAAGAAGGCTTATCTGAATAA
- a CDS encoding NAD(P)-dependent oxidoreductase yields MKIGFIGTGVMGSAIVRHLQKAGHELTVYNRTKAKAAPLMEEGAVWADSPQEVAEMSQVIFTMVGYPQDVEEIYYGEKGIFQAAINGKTVIDLSTSTPTLAEKIAASAQELGADALDAPVSGGDLGAKNGTLTIMVGGKENVYEQVLPLFREFGTTFTLHGSAGKGQHTKMANQIMIAGTMTGMTEMLVYAQKADLDLEKLIATLSGGSAANWSLSNYAPRILQENYTPGFFVKHFIKDLKIALAEAEKVGLDLPATKEARKLYEKLAEKGFENDGIQALIKLWWEDGRQPKKKS; encoded by the coding sequence ATGAAAATTGGTTTTATCGGTACAGGAGTTATGGGAAGCGCGATTGTTCGTCATTTACAAAAAGCTGGCCACGAACTGACTGTTTATAATCGTACGAAAGCAAAAGCTGCGCCACTTATGGAAGAAGGGGCAGTATGGGCAGATAGTCCACAAGAAGTAGCTGAGATGAGCCAAGTTATCTTTACAATGGTTGGCTATCCTCAAGATGTGGAAGAAATCTATTATGGTGAGAAAGGCATTTTCCAAGCAGCTATAAATGGAAAAACAGTCATAGATTTATCGACAAGTACGCCAACACTTGCTGAAAAAATTGCAGCAAGCGCACAAGAGCTTGGAGCGGATGCCTTAGATGCCCCTGTATCAGGAGGCGATCTAGGTGCAAAAAATGGCACCTTAACGATCATGGTGGGTGGAAAAGAGAATGTCTACGAGCAAGTATTACCACTATTTCGTGAGTTTGGAACAACATTTACATTACATGGTTCAGCTGGAAAAGGACAACATACAAAAATGGCAAACCAGATCATGATTGCCGGAACAATGACTGGTATGACAGAGATGCTTGTTTATGCACAGAAAGCTGACTTAGACTTAGAAAAATTGATTGCCACGCTTTCAGGCGGTAGTGCGGCAAACTGGTCATTAAGTAATTATGCACCTCGTATTTTACAAGAGAACTATACACCAGGATTTTTTGTCAAACATTTTATCAAAGATTTGAAGATTGCTTTAGCCGAAGCAGAAAAAGTAGGGTTGGACTTACCAGCGACCAAAGAAGCCCGAAAGCTGTATGAGAAGTTAGCAGAAAAGGGTTTTGAGAACGATGGAATACAAGCATTGATCAAGCTTTGGTGGGAAGATGGCAGACAGCCGAAAAAAAAATCCTAA
- the ptsP gene encoding phosphoenolpyruvate--protein phosphotransferase encodes MVEMLKGIAASDGVAVAKAYLLVQPDLSFSKTTVEDTSAEEARLDDALAKSTEELQQIREKAAQSLGEAEAQVFDAHLMVLSDPEMIGQIKQNIKDNSVNAESALKEVTDMYIGMFEAMEDNAYMQERAADIRDVAKRILAHLLGVTLPNPSMINEEVVVVAHDLTPSDTAQLDRNFVKAFVTDIGGRTSHSAIMARSLEIPAIVGTKEITAKVKEGVMLAVNGIEGDVVIEPTAEQKAEFEKIGADYAAQKAEWEKLKHAETVTADGKHFELAANIGTPKDLVGVHNNGGEAVGLYRTEFLYMDSPDFPTEEDQYVAYKAVLEGMEGKPVVVRTMDIGGDKELPYLQLPHEMNPFLGYRALRISLSEQGDDMFRTQMRALLRASVHGNLRIMFPMVATLKEFRGAKAIFEEEKQKLVNEGIEVSDSIQVGIMIEIPAAAVIADKFAKEVDFFSVGTNDLIQYTMAADRMNERVSYLYQPYNPSILRLIKNVIDAAHAEGKWAGMCGEMAGDQMAVPLLVGMGLDEFSMSATSILKTRSLMKRLDTSKMAELADRALNECDTMEEVVELVNEYLA; translated from the coding sequence ATGGTTGAAATGCTAAAAGGGATCGCCGCTAGTGACGGAGTAGCCGTTGCAAAAGCTTACCTGCTAGTTCAACCGGATTTATCATTCAGTAAGACGACAGTTGAGGATACTTCAGCTGAAGAAGCTCGCTTAGATGATGCTTTAGCAAAATCAACTGAAGAATTACAACAAATTCGTGAAAAAGCAGCGCAAAGCTTAGGTGAAGCAGAAGCGCAAGTATTTGACGCACATTTAATGGTTCTTTCAGATCCTGAAATGATAGGTCAAATCAAACAAAACATCAAAGATAACAGTGTAAATGCTGAATCAGCTCTTAAAGAAGTAACGGATATGTATATCGGTATGTTCGAAGCAATGGAAGATAATGCTTACATGCAAGAACGTGCAGCAGATATTCGTGACGTTGCAAAACGTATTTTAGCACATCTATTAGGTGTGACTTTACCAAACCCTTCAATGATCAATGAAGAAGTTGTTGTCGTGGCGCATGATTTGACGCCAAGTGACACTGCTCAATTAGATCGTAACTTCGTAAAAGCTTTTGTAACAGATATCGGTGGACGTACATCGCATTCTGCAATCATGGCTCGTTCTCTTGAAATTCCAGCAATCGTTGGAACAAAGGAAATCACTGCGAAGGTCAAAGAAGGCGTAATGTTAGCTGTTAATGGGATCGAAGGCGATGTAGTCATTGAACCAACAGCAGAACAAAAAGCCGAATTTGAAAAAATCGGCGCAGATTATGCTGCACAAAAAGCAGAATGGGAAAAACTGAAACATGCTGAGACAGTGACTGCCGATGGCAAACACTTTGAATTAGCAGCCAACATTGGTACACCTAAAGATTTAGTTGGTGTACACAACAATGGTGGTGAAGCAGTTGGACTTTATCGTACTGAATTCCTTTATATGGATTCACCAGATTTTCCTACTGAAGAAGACCAATACGTTGCTTACAAAGCAGTATTGGAAGGAATGGAAGGAAAACCTGTCGTTGTTCGTACAATGGATATCGGTGGAGATAAAGAATTACCATACTTGCAATTGCCGCATGAAATGAATCCTTTCTTAGGATACCGTGCATTACGTATTAGCTTGTCAGAACAAGGTGACGATATGTTCCGTACGCAAATGCGTGCGTTATTACGTGCCTCTGTACATGGAAACTTGCGTATCATGTTCCCAATGGTTGCTACACTAAAAGAATTCCGTGGTGCAAAAGCAATCTTTGAAGAAGAAAAACAAAAATTAGTAAATGAAGGCATTGAAGTCTCTGATTCGATCCAAGTAGGGATTATGATCGAGATTCCAGCTGCAGCCGTTATTGCGGACAAATTTGCTAAAGAAGTAGACTTCTTCTCAGTAGGAACAAACGACTTGATCCAATACACAATGGCAGCTGACCGTATGAACGAACGTGTTTCTTACTTGTATCAACCATACAACCCATCAATTCTACGTTTGATCAAAAACGTCATTGATGCAGCACATGCTGAAGGTAAATGGGCTGGTATGTGTGGAGAAATGGCCGGCGATCAAATGGCTGTTCCTTTACTAGTAGGTATGGGATTAGATGAGTTCTCAATGAGTGCAACATCGATCTTAAAAACACGTAGCTTGATGAAACGTTTAGATACAAGCAAAATGGCTGAACTAGCGGATCGTGCCCTAAACGAGTGCGACACAATGGAAGAAGTCGTAGAACTTGTGAATGAATATCTAGCTTGA
- a CDS encoding MarR family winged helix-turn-helix transcriptional regulator, with protein sequence MEPDFNTVNDYLVSVFNDILTIEESELKKSQFKDLSITEMHTIEAIGMYKKKTTSEVAKELSITVGTLTTAINKLVRKGYVERIRSEDDRRVVKLGLTKKGKLLYRVHQHFHREMVKNIMDGMATDEQQALLSALKNLHDFLRDYK encoded by the coding sequence ATGGAACCTGATTTTAATACAGTAAATGATTATCTCGTTAGTGTCTTCAATGATATTTTGACGATCGAAGAATCCGAATTAAAAAAGTCACAATTCAAAGATCTGTCGATTACAGAGATGCATACGATCGAGGCAATCGGTATGTACAAGAAAAAGACAACTTCAGAAGTAGCCAAAGAACTGTCGATTACTGTTGGGACCTTGACCACTGCTATCAACAAGTTAGTTAGGAAAGGCTACGTTGAGCGTATCCGTAGTGAAGACGACCGACGAGTGGTGAAGCTGGGGTTGACCAAAAAAGGTAAGTTACTTTACCGCGTGCATCAGCATTTCCATCGTGAAATGGTCAAAAACATTATGGATGGTATGGCTACCGACGAACAACAAGCTTTGCTGTCTGCATTGAAAAACTTGCATGATTTCTTGCGAGATTACAAGTGA
- the fabG gene encoding 3-oxoacyl-[acyl-carrier-protein] reductase, with protein sequence MDVTGKNVFITGSTRGIGEAIALAFAKAGANIFLNGRGEIPAEKINAIKAHGVECVGISGDISDYDKAGEMIKEAEQQLGSVDILVNNAGVTNDKLVLRMDADDFKKCLDINLTGTFNMTQHVLKKMMKKREGAIINLSSVSGLIGNLGQANYAASKAGVVGFTKSVAREVATRGITCNVIAPGFVTTDMTDVLSEKVREQAEKQIPMQRFGQVEDIAEAALFLAKSSYITGQVINVDGGLVMHG encoded by the coding sequence ATGGACGTAACTGGAAAAAATGTATTTATTACAGGCAGTACACGAGGAATTGGTGAAGCAATCGCTTTAGCCTTTGCCAAAGCAGGCGCAAACATCTTCTTAAATGGTCGTGGAGAGATCCCAGCCGAAAAAATCAATGCGATCAAAGCGCATGGGGTTGAATGTGTAGGAATCTCAGGTGATATCTCCGATTATGATAAAGCAGGAGAGATGATCAAAGAAGCAGAACAGCAGCTGGGTTCTGTCGATATTTTGGTGAATAATGCGGGAGTTACGAATGATAAACTTGTCTTACGTATGGATGCAGATGATTTCAAAAAATGTTTGGATATCAATCTAACAGGAACTTTCAATATGACACAGCACGTGTTAAAGAAAATGATGAAAAAAAGAGAAGGCGCGATCATCAATCTTTCAAGTGTTTCAGGATTGATCGGTAACTTGGGTCAAGCCAATTATGCAGCAAGTAAAGCAGGAGTTGTCGGTTTTACTAAATCTGTGGCAAGAGAAGTTGCCACACGAGGAATCACATGTAATGTGATTGCTCCGGGGTTTGTCACTACAGATATGACAGATGTATTATCCGAAAAAGTAAGAGAACAAGCAGAAAAACAAATTCCAATGCAACGTTTCGGCCAAGTGGAAGATATTGCGGAAGCCGCATTGTTCTTAGCGAAAAGTTCGTATATCACAGGTCAAGTCATCAATGTTGACGGCGGATTGGTCATGCACGGATAG
- a CDS encoding YkuJ family protein, with product MAHSQLVAIIKRLEAMVESADNELQVRRFEKEGVEKCTVTYDKATETFELTETDTHQQYEFDNIDIVAMEIYDLIQ from the coding sequence ATGGCACATTCACAATTAGTCGCAATCATTAAACGACTGGAGGCTATGGTCGAATCAGCAGACAATGAGCTGCAAGTTCGTCGTTTTGAAAAAGAGGGCGTAGAAAAATGCACCGTAACTTATGATAAAGCGACAGAAACATTTGAACTAACTGAAACAGACACACATCAACAATACGAATTCGACAATATCGATATCGTTGCGATGGAGATCTATGATTTGATTCAATAA
- a CDS encoding beta-ketoacyl-ACP synthase III, which produces MEQFGTITATASVLPEKIITNDDLSKMMDTSDEWISSRTGIKERHCVTEQETSDLCYLVAEKLLKKKKLDPKELDFIIVATMSPDYTSPSVATLVQGRIGATKAIAFDISAACSGFVYALSVAEKLIRCGSMKGLVIGGETLSKLIDWTDRSTAVLFGDGAGGILLEAGSDQKLLRESLAADGSRAQSLTSGYLPNQSPLYTKDSEGSYYLKMVGRDIFDFAVRDVAMNIKELIQDTPVDYLLLHQANLRIIEKIARKVKIPQEQFLTNMDKYGNTSAASIPILLDEAIESGKITLGQKQKVVFTGYGGGLTWGSILMEL; this is translated from the coding sequence ATGGAACAATTTGGAACGATCACAGCAACGGCAAGTGTCTTACCGGAAAAAATCATCACAAACGATGATCTCTCAAAAATGATGGACACTTCGGATGAATGGATTTCATCCCGTACAGGAATCAAAGAGAGACATTGTGTGACCGAGCAGGAGACTTCCGATTTGTGTTACCTCGTTGCCGAAAAATTACTAAAGAAAAAAAAACTCGATCCAAAGGAACTCGATTTTATTATCGTTGCTACGATGTCGCCTGATTATACATCGCCTTCTGTCGCAACTTTAGTTCAAGGAAGGATCGGCGCAACCAAAGCAATCGCCTTTGATATCAGCGCCGCATGTTCAGGATTTGTTTATGCCTTGAGTGTTGCAGAGAAACTGATTCGCTGTGGCTCAATGAAAGGTTTAGTAATTGGTGGCGAAACATTATCTAAACTGATCGATTGGACGGATCGTTCAACCGCTGTCTTGTTTGGTGATGGTGCTGGTGGGATTTTGTTAGAAGCTGGCTCAGATCAAAAATTATTGAGAGAATCGCTAGCGGCAGATGGTTCGCGTGCGCAATCTCTTACTTCTGGCTATCTACCAAATCAATCGCCTTTATACACGAAAGATTCAGAAGGTTCTTACTATTTAAAAATGGTTGGACGGGATATTTTTGACTTTGCTGTAAGAGACGTCGCGATGAACATCAAGGAACTCATTCAAGACACACCTGTTGATTATCTGCTTTTGCATCAAGCGAACTTACGAATCATCGAAAAGATTGCTCGCAAGGTAAAAATTCCCCAGGAGCAATTCCTAACGAACATGGATAAATATGGCAATACTTCCGCAGCAAGCATCCCGATTCTTTTAGATGAAGCGATAGAAAGCGGAAAAATTACCTTAGGTCAAAAACAAAAAGTGGTATTTACAGGTTATGGTGGAGGATTGACATGGGGAAGTATCCTCATGGAACTATAA
- a CDS encoding glycosyltransferase family 4 protein, giving the protein MKVLLYFESEKILSKSGIGRALDHQKRALKDVGISYTLDSKEDYDILHINTYGINSHNMVNKARKNGKKIIYHAHSTEEDFRNSFIGSNQLAPFVKKYLVGLYEKADYLITPTPYSKKLLQSYGIDLPIQSISNGIDLEKYQPDSVKEQKFREYFNLSPDQKVIICVGLFFARKGIIDFVEIAKQLPEYTFIWFGHVPMYSIPSNIRKIVKEDHPDNVIFPGYIRGEIIEGAYSGADLFFFPSYEETEGIVVLEALASKQNVLVRDIPVYDGWLEDQKNCYMGRNNEEFSQLIQKIIQHEVPSLVESGYQTAEERSIKRIGEQLQSVYQQVLKASDSSDEQMQESK; this is encoded by the coding sequence ATGAAGGTATTATTATATTTTGAAAGTGAGAAGATACTTTCTAAGTCCGGCATTGGTCGTGCACTTGATCATCAAAAGCGTGCGCTTAAAGATGTAGGGATCTCCTATACTTTAGATAGTAAGGAAGACTATGATATTTTGCACATCAATACATATGGTATCAATAGTCACAACATGGTCAACAAAGCGCGTAAAAATGGTAAAAAAATAATTTATCATGCGCATTCAACGGAGGAGGATTTTCGTAATTCCTTTATCGGTTCGAATCAATTAGCACCATTTGTAAAAAAATATTTAGTCGGATTGTATGAAAAGGCAGATTACTTGATTACACCAACCCCATATTCAAAAAAATTATTGCAAAGTTATGGCATTGATTTACCTATTCAATCGATTTCCAATGGGATCGATTTGGAAAAGTACCAACCAGACTCTGTCAAAGAACAAAAATTCAGGGAGTATTTCAATCTTTCACCTGATCAAAAAGTGATTATTTGTGTAGGACTGTTCTTTGCAAGAAAAGGAATCATTGATTTTGTTGAAATAGCCAAACAATTACCGGAATATACATTCATCTGGTTTGGTCATGTGCCGATGTATTCGATCCCAAGTAATATCCGAAAAATCGTGAAAGAAGATCATCCCGATAATGTCATTTTTCCAGGCTATATTCGAGGAGAGATCATCGAAGGAGCTTACTCAGGAGCGGATTTGTTCTTTTTCCCTTCTTATGAAGAAACGGAAGGTATTGTCGTACTGGAAGCTTTAGCAAGTAAACAAAATGTGTTAGTACGTGATATTCCAGTCTATGATGGTTGGCTTGAAGATCAAAAAAATTGTTATATGGGGCGAAACAATGAAGAGTTTTCACAACTCATTCAAAAAATCATTCAACATGAAGTACCTAGTTTAGTTGAATCTGGCTATCAAACGGCTGAAGAACGAAGTATCAAAAGAATTGGTGAACAACTTCAATCCGTTTATCAACAAGTGCTAAAGGCATCCGATTCTTCAGATGAACAAATGCAAGAATCAAAATAA